A stretch of DNA from Maridesulfovibrio sp.:
TCGGGTCCGTCGTAGGGTCATTCATAACCCAGTTTGTACTTTTCTTCGGCATGGCGAAGATGTGGAAAAAACCTGCGGCAGCAATCTGGACACTGATCATCTACAATTCCATGCCGGTCTTCCTTGCCCTCGGGATAATGATGACCACCGACAACCCGTTCATTCTCTGCTGGTCATGCGCTCTTTTTGCGCTGTATGATGCTTCCATCCCCTACCCTCCGGGCATAGACCGCGACTCCAATCAATCGCGAACCAGACCGTTTCTGCTGATTTCGTTCTTTCTGGCCCTGGGAATTCTTGCAAAATATACCATGCTCGGATTCATCGGCCTCTCAGTGATGTACGGTCTGCTGCTGATGCGCCGGGAAAAGCTTCCCAAAGGATTCTGGTTCAAACTTTTCGCGGCCCTCGCAGCCGGTGTTTTCCTTGGATTTCTACCGACCCTGATCTGGAATATACAAAACGGATTTGTCGGCTACAAACATGTCCTCTACCTGATCGGCGCATCCGGAAAGGAAGCTTCGCAACTGATCCGCTTTGACCGCTTTCTGCCCTTCCTCGGGGAGCAGATCGGAATGGCTTCACCGTGGTGGATGGTCTTCATGTTCATCGGCGGGATTACGGCCCTGCGCTTCATACTCGGCAGCAGGAATGACAACAGACTGGGGCTGAACAACAGGCAATCCGCACTGCTGGCGGTTTTTTTCCTGCCGGTCTGGGCGTTCTTCTTTGTCTGGAGTTTTCACGCCAAGGTTCTGGGCAACTGGGCGGTAATCTCTTATGTCGGCGGAGTCATGCTGGCAGGCATAGCCTTTGAACACTTCTGGACAGCACGGGGCAGGTTCCGTTCCCTGTGGGTCTTCCTCAGTGTCTTGATCTTCCTGATTCTGCATTTCCAGAATCTGGTGCCGTTGCCGGACAACCTGAATCCCACTCACAGACTCAAGGGCTGGACCGATCTGGGACAGCAGGTCGCGGAGCTGGAAAAAAGCCAGTTCAAGGATCCGGACAAAGTCTTTGTAATGAGCGAATTATACGACATGACCGCCGCTCTGGCTTTCTATGTACCCGGTCAGCCGCGTACCTACTGCGCATGGATAGACCGGCGCATGAACCAGTACGACCTCTGGCCCGGCCCAGTAGACAAAACAGGCTGGGACTGCGTGTACGTGCTCAAGAACTTCAAGGGAGAACCGGACCGGGAGTTGGTAAAGATGTTCAAGCGCATAAGCCCGCCAATACACATCCAGACCACCTTCCGCGGAAAACCGGCCCGCAAGTTCACAATCTATCTGTGTTACGGTTACAACGGATACTGGCCCAAAGACCACAAACTTCGTTTTTAAGACATCCATAATAAACACGGCGTTCTCATCCATTACCGGATAAGAATGCCGTGTTTTCCTTTCACGGTTCATCAAAAATCCATTTTTTTTAATTTTTTTTCTGCACCGCCCTTGCAGTCCGTACCGGCTTTCGGGGTGGTGCGGGCCTATTTTCATTATGATTCCACATAATTTGATGCTTGTTGTAGTATTGTGGCAGAAAGTTGTGCGCAGGGATGTCATTCTTTGACATTTTTTGACAAATAATGTCATAAGGAGTACATCGTAGTGTAATTTTGAAAAATCAGGACAAGTCTTTGACTCCCTCGCCTACACTCTACACGGTGCGTGAGATCGCTGACACGCTGAGAATCCATCCCAGAACCGCCTACCGGCTGATTCAGGAGGGACGGATTCGAGGTATCAAGGTCGGCAGCCAGTGGCGTGTTCCGGAAAGTTCGTTGCTGGAATACATAGAAAACGGACTCACGGTACCGAAGAAGAAAAAGTCTGGAGATGACAAGAAAGGCCCTGAACAACTGAAACTGCCCATTTGAGAAACATCGGTGGACAAAATCATGAAAAAGAAGGCTGCCCTGCGTAGGGTGACTCTGGAAAATGATTTCGGAGGAGCAATTTCCTTTACCGGGAAATTGGAAAATGAATCCCTGCATTTCAATGAAAATACAGGAGAACTTGTCTCGGAAAAAATCTACAGCACAGAGCAGGGAAGAACCGGCTACAGCGTAGTTAACGGAGACGGCATCAAGAGGGAAAGAAGGGCCTACCTGCTGGAAGATCAGGGTGAAGTCTGCATGGTTTCAAACGGCTCCATCCTGCTTGGGCTGGAAACTGAAAACATGCTTACTTTCTTTGCTCAGGCACTGGCGGAAGAGGCGGAACTCTACTCCGAAGATGAAATGGAGACCCTCCAGAAACATCTGGACGCGGTAAACGAATAATTTTCTTTTTACACGAAGTACAAAGCGTCGGTACACAAGAAGGCCCCGAGATTCTTCCGAATCTCGGGGCTTTTGCATGTCTTGCAGCTACTATGGGTAACCATGGAGGAATAGCTCAACCCTGTTCCGAATCGTGAAAGCATTCAGGCTTCAGCTGCTTGCTTTTTGCCATGGTTGCTACCGGAGGGATATGCTTCCAGGCGTGCAAAGGATTCATGGGCCTGCGGTTGCTGAAATCAACCCGGCAGGCGGTGAATGCTCCGAAATACGGGGGATAGATTATCCCGTTCAACTGTTTCCAGGGAGTTCTGTCTTTCCAGCTCCACATCGGTCCGGGCAGTACCGAGCGGATTGCAGCCGGACTGTAGCCGCTGCCGTCCTTGATCATCCTGCGCATTTCAGATGGAGAATACCAGTGTGCCGAACGAAGTGTGCTGGGAGATGCCCATGCCCACATCCTGCCGTGAGTGAAAAAATAGATGGAATGCCTGTTCAGGAACCCCACAAGCAGCCCCCCGGCGGAAACCCTCGCTGCTTCCGAAAGCATTGCCACGGGATCGGAGCAGAATTCCAGAACGGTCCAGAGCAGGGTAAAATCGAATTCATTGTCGTCGAAAGGCAGGCTCTCGCCGTTGCACAGGTGCAGGGAGGCCCGGTTGCCAAGTCTTTTCCGCGCAGCCTCAAGCATTACGGGAGAACGATCAACACCGGTGATATCAAAACCGCACCGATAAAGATGGTCGAGGAAAAGCCCCGTACCGCAGCCGATTTCAAGAAGCTTACGCTTGCGCCGGGGCCATGCGGAAATAAGGCTGTCCATGATCAGGACTTCCTGCTCCAGAGCAAAACCGCCCTCGGGAGTCTTGAACCAGGTATCGAATTTTTCAGCGTCCACGCCGTTCCAGACCATAACTTCCACCTTTGCATATGTTAAATCAGACACGCAGAGCAAAGCCCTATCCTTGTAGATAATCAGCATATGGCGACCGGTCAAACACTAACCGCGTGAAACGGAATGTAACTGTCGACAAAAAACAAGTCCGCCCGGAACATCGGGATGTTCCGGGCGGGCTGCTGGGGTTAACGAGGAGAGGAGGTGTAGTTATCTAACGCGCCGACTGTGGGGTAGACTGTAATGGTCAACGCTTTTAAGGAGTTAATCTCCGTTAAGTTCTTCGTATACCTTTCCGACCAGCTTTTCGCTGGGGGTCAGAGTCTTGTCGCCGGGGGTCCAGCGTGCCGGGCAGGCTTCTGCCGGGTGATCCTTGAGGTAGACATTTGCTTCTACCTTGCGAACGAGTTCTTCGGCATTGCGGCCGACATTGTAGTAGTTGACTTCGGATGACACCAGAACCCCGTCAGGATTCACGATAAAGGTTCCTCTGAGAGCCTGCCCTGTGGTGTGGTCGTAGACACTGAAGAAGTCGGAAACTTCGCCAGTGGGGTCAGCAGCCATCTTGAACTTTACGTCCTTGAGCAACCGCTCGTCGTTCTTCCAGGCGAGATGTACGAACTTGGTATCCGTGGATACGGAAACCACTTCGCAACCGAGTTTCTGCAGTTCGGCATGCTTATTTGCAAGGTCGGCCAGTTCCGTCGGGCAGACAAAGGTGAAGTCTGCGGGGTAGAAGAACAGGACCAGCCACTTTCCGGCTTTCCTGATTTCTTCAAAGCTGACTTCGCAGAAGCCGCAATCTTCAGGGTCGTATGCTTCTACTGTGAAATCGGGAACTTTTTCTCCGATAGCAGCCTGTGTAATAACTTCTTCATAATTTTCACAACTCATTTTTTATCTCCTGTAGGTTTGAAATCTTTATTTCAATTTTCTTAATAGTAATGCTTCTCATTCGTTGATTTGACACTAGGCAAATTTGATTCCCGTGTCAACGATAATCGTAATCTTTCTCGATAATTTTTTAAATATTTAATATTTTAAACTTTATTATAAAGAGAGCATATAAAGAGAATATTGCCTTTGATGTTTTATTTGGTTAATTTGCTTTGATCACAAACATAATGGAGTTCCTGAATGAGCAAAACGCATGGCTTTAAAGAAATATCACGCGAATACGTAGCCGAACTGAACGGCGAGGCCGTTATATATGAACATGAGAAGACCGGCGGAAGAGTTCTGTCGGTAATCAACAATGACGAGAACAAAACGTTCGGAATAAGCTTCCGCACCCCGCCTGCCAACAGCACCGGCCTGCCGCATATTCTTGAACATTCCGTACTTTGCGGATCGGAAAAATACCCGGTCAAGGAACCGTTCGTCGAGCTGCTCAAGTGCTCGCTGCAGACATTCCTGAACGCCATGACCTATCCGGACAAGACCGTATATCCGGTCGCAAGTCCCAATGAACAGGATTTCCGAAACCTTGTGGGGGTATATCTGGACGCGGTCTTCTTCCCGAACCTGACACCCAACACCCTCATGCAGGAAGGCTGGCACTACGTTCCTGAAAAAGACGGTTCCTTAAGCTACAAGGGAGTTGTTTTCAATGAAATGAAAGGGGCGTACTCCTCACCGGACAGTCTGCTCTATGAACACTCGCAGCATTCCCTGTTTCCGGACACCACCTACGGACTTGATTCCGGCGGCGATCCGGAAGTCATCCCGGAACTGACCTTTGAGGAATTTATCGAATTTCACGGCAAATACTATCATCCTTCCAACGCATACGCCTTTTTCTACGGTGACGACGACCCGGAACACCGTCTGGTGATGCTGGAAGAATACTTTTCCCGCTATGATCGGATTGATCCCCATTCCGAAATCAGCATGCAGACTCCTTTCAAGGAACCGGTCTCGGTTGTAAAAAAATACGCCGCTTCCGACGATGATGCCCAGAAAGCCATGTTCACCATGAACTTCGGTATTTCACGCGGACGCGAGGCAATGGCTGATCTTGAATTGAGCGTGCTGGAGGAAATCCTCATCGGTCTCCCCTCCTCGCCTCTGCGCAAGGCCCTCAATGATTCCGGTCTTGGCGAAGATCTCGCCGGGGCGGGGCTTGAAAACGAACTGCGGCAGCTTTATTTTTCTACCGGTCTCAAAGGCATCAAGGCCGAAGACGGACCGAAGGTCGAAGAAATAATCTTCGCAACGCTCCGGGACATTGTGAAAAACGGAGTTGAAAAGGACGACATAGAAGCGGCGCTCAACACCATTGAATTTCAGTTGCGCGAAAACAATACCGGCTCCTACCCCCGCGGACTGTCGGTCATGATCACCGCCATGACTTCCTGGCTCTACGATGGACACCCGCTTGAATACGTCCGCTACGAACAGCCGCTGGCGGAACTGAAAGCACGTCTGGAAAATGGCGAAAACGTTTTCGAGCCGCTGATCAGCGAGATTTTTCTCAACAACAGCTATCGTTCCAGCGTTCTCATGATACCGGACAGCGAAGTCGGCCCGAAACGGGAAGCCGATGAAAAAGCAAGGCTGGACAAGGCTCGCTCAGCCATGGATGAAAGCGAATACCAGTCCGTGCTCAAGAAGGCCGCGGAACTGCAGGCGGAACAGGAAGCCGAGGACTCTCCCGAAGCTCTGGCGACAATCCCCAGACTCACCATTGCCGATATTGAAAAGGAAGGCCGGGAAATCGTCTGCGACCAAAAGGGCGACACCCTCTTTCACGATCTGGACACCAACGGGATCATGTACCTCGATCTGGCCTTTGATTTTTCCGGACTGGAAGACAGGCTTGTCCCTTACCTCCCGATTTTCGGTCGGGCTCTGCTCCAGACTGGAACCAGATCCACCGATTTTGTAACCATGACCAGACGCATGGCCGCCAAGACCGGGGGCATACATCACGCCGCCATCGTGACCCCCATTCACATGACCGATGATACCTGCTCCCGCTTTGTACTGCGGGCAAAGGCCACGACAGAGCGGACTGATGATCTGCTGGAAATCCTCTCGGAACTGCTGCGCGAAGCATCCCTTGATAACCGGGACCGCATCCGCCAGATAGTGCTTGAATCCAAGGCCCGTAAGGAACAATCCCTTGTGCCCTCCGGACACATCATGGCCGCGACCCGCATGAAAGCCCGTTTCAATGAAGCAGGCCTGATCAACGAGCTTATGAACGGCATCTCCGGGCTGGAATTTCTGCGCAAACTGGCAGAACGGGTTGAAAACGATTTCGATTCCGTGGCCGCAGACCTCGAAGCTGTACGGACCGCAATCATCAGCAAGAGCACCCTGCTGTCCAACATCACCATGGATGGGAAATCATTCAAAGATGTTGAAGCTGATATTGCCTCCATGGTCGGACAGCTTCCCGCAGGAAACAGCACCAAAGCACAACGGACTATGCTGAAATTTCCCGCAGCGGAAGGACTGTGCATTCCCGCTCAGGTCAACTATGTTGCCAAGGGAGCCAAAGTATCCGAGTACGGCTATGAATATACGGGAGCGGCCCATGTTGTCAGCCGCTATCTGCGCACCGGTTATCTCTGGGACAAAGTGCGTGTGCAGGGCGGAGCTTACGGCTCCTTCTCCATGCTCGACCGCACTTCCGGCAGCCTGAGCTTTGTCTCATACCGCGACCCGAACCTGACCCGCACCCTCGACACCTATGATGCCGTGGCCGACTATCTGTCCGACCTCAAGCTGAACAGCGATGAGCTGGAAAAAGCAGTGCTCGGCGGCATAGGCGAAATAGACAACTACATGCTGCCGGATGCCAAGGGCTATACCTCCATGGTCCGCCATCTCTGCCGCGAAGACGCAGCCTTCAGGCAGTCCATACGCGAACAGGTGCTGGGATGCAGTGCGCAGGATTTCCGTAATTTTGCCAAAGCCGCCAAAGCCGTGGCCGAACACGGAGATGTAGTTGTGCTCGGAGGCAAAAAAGCCATGCAGGATTCAGGGCTCGCCCTTGAACTGAAGGATGTGCTCTAGCCGGGAGCCAGAACAACAGTAATAAAGAAAAGACCTCTCGCCAACTGCCCGGCGGCATTTGGCGAGAGGTCTTTATTATCTTGAATACAGGCCTGAAAATCCGTCTGATGCCTCAACAGGCTCACCAGATATTTACGGGCATTTTCTTTTCTTCCGAAAAAGTCCGGGCAAAATCATCGAACGCGGTGAGCGCCGCAGCGGCCCCCTGCCCGGTGGCGATTATGATCTGCCGCACTCCGCCGGTGACATCTCCGGCAGCGTAAACCCGTTCGACGCTGGTACGCTGTCCGGCATCAACCTTGATGAAACCGTCTTCACGCAGTTCCACCCCAAGTTTTTGCGCAAGGGATGTGTTGGCGGTATGTCCGATGGCGACAAAGACAACGTCGGTATCAAGCGTTGTTTCACTTCCGTCTTCATTATTCTTCACCCGCACGGACTCAACCTGCTTATCACCGATTATCTCGGTAACCTCGCTATTCCAGATCACCTTGATTCCTTCGCGCTCAACTGAATCCTGCAGCACCTTCTCAGCCCTGAATCTGTCGCGGCGATGGATGATGGTCGTTTCCACTCCAAGATGCTTCAAGTGCAGGGCATCGGTCAGGGCCGTGTTTCCACCGCCGACCACCACAGCCTTACCGCCTCGGTAGAAATTGCCGTCACAGGTGGCGCAGTAGCTTACCCCGTGGCCGTAGAATTTATCTTCACCCGGCACGCCCAGCATGCGCACATTCACACCGGTTGCCAGCAGAATCCCCTTGGCCCGGTAGACCGTGTCATCAGTCGCAATCTCGAAACGCTCTCCCGCCTTGATGTCCCGGACCTCTACGAATTGATTGATCCGGGTATATTCACGGGCATGGGCACCTAAAATTTCCACGAGTTCAAAACCCTGAATGTGCGTGAACCCCGGATAATTCTCCACCTTCGGAGTCAGGGCCACCTGACCACCGACACCCTGCTTTTCAAGAATAACGCAACTAAGGCCGCTGCGCTTCGCATATATTCCGGCACTCATACCGGCGGGTCCTCCGCCGATGATCACCAGATCGACATCTTCGTATTCCTTTTCTTCCTGCTGCTCCGGTTCCTTGCGATTCTCTTCCATAATCTCCTTGAGCGGCTTCATGTACAGAAGCTGGATCATGAACTGGTCTTCCGGCTCCAGCCCCTTGAACGTGGCGGTATCATTTATATCGGTATGCGGAACTGATCCTACGTTATACTGGCGGGCCATATTCTCATTATCGAGAGTTGAAATGCACCAGGCCGAAACCTTATCCGGCCTGCCCACAGCAGCCTTGAAAGCGTTGATGGCCTGGCCGGGGCAATACGGGCAGGACGGGCTGGAAAAAATCTTTACCAGCCTGTTTCCCTTGAGTTTGCCGAGAATTTCCATTGCGCTTTCGGAAATCCCCTCCTCACCCTTGGAAGCAAGGTTCAAGGCCTCGACCAGAGCACGGCCTTCTTCACCGGCAGGAGCACCCAGAAAACGTATATCGTACTTGTCCGGCGCAATGAGGATTGTCGGGGAAGCAATTATTTTGCGCTCACGCCCCTCCTCGCTATCCATCGCAAACTCCCTGAGCTCGATTTTGTCACTCATGACATTCAGGGCCCGACAGAGCTTAAGGGAAAATTCATTATATTCGTTGTGCAACCCTTCTTTGGTATAAATCTCAATGGCGACATTGCGCTTGAAACCGGCGAACATTTTTTCAAGATACTGCCGACTCTCGTCCGGGATGAAATTGCGATACCGATCTTCTGCACTGAGTGAACTCATACGACTGGTCTCCTTGGTCGCCTGCCGCACCGCTTTCGGGAATACAGCGGCTTAAAAACCGTGGCAGGGCTGATTAATCTATATGGTGCTGTTATCAATATGACCTATTTTGCCTGTTCCGGGAAGGGACCCCGGCATAAACGGCAGATGTTTTTCACAGACACCAAGTATTATCAGGAATATTTACTAAAAGAAACACAATTCGTTGTATAAATTGGTGTTTAAAATTCCAAAATAAACTCATCAGTATTTTTGAAGACCACGTTCTCCGGGGATAATCCCAGACCGGCATACAATTCCCTGAGATTTCCCTTATGACCCCAGAATTCTCCGGAATACCTGGCCGGAACGCTGAGACGGGCAGGGCCGGATTTGTATTGCGCGAGCTTTGAGCCGAGAAAAAGATACAAGGCCCTTGAACGGGCCGCCTGTCCAAGGGCGGGATGGAACGGACCGGCCACAATGCTTTCAGCAAGCCCCTCTTCATGCGCAACGCCGATGCGGATAACATGAATTCCGGCCGGCCAGAGCTGCATAAGTCCATGCGCAAGTTCAATCTCCGTCTGCTCCAGGGTCCATGGACGGTATTTCCCCGCCCTGTAGAGACGCTCCAAAACAGTCCCGGCAACGGTCAGACAGGGATAAAGCCTTACCGCGTCCGGACCGAGTTTCACTGTTTGCGCCACATCCCTCTGGAACTCCCCTTCCTGCGATCCCGGAAGCCCCGGAAGCAGTTGGATGACCAGAGACAGCCCCGCAGTTTTAACAGTACGGCAGGCGGCTATAGCAGTTTCGGGGGTATAATTTCTGGCCGAGCGCCTAAGGGTCAGCGCGGAAAAGCTCTGGATGCCCAGTTCGACAATGTCCAGCCCGGCTTCCTTGAGCTTCTCAAGCCGGTTCGCATCAATGCAGTCCGGCCGGGTTGAAAAACGCACCGCAGTGATAAACCCTTCCCGCTTGAATCTCTCGGCCAGTCCGATGAATCTCATCTGCCATTCAAAAGGCAGTGCGGTAAAAGTTCCTCCAAAAAAAGCCAGCTCCATGGGGTCGCGTTCACCGGTCTTGAAAAACTCTGGAATTTCTCTTTCAATATCTTGATATATATCGTTTAAAGAGCGCAGACCGGTACCGGTCTGCCTCTCCTGTGAACAATAGACACACCGGGACGGACATCCTAAAAAAGGCATGAATACCGGCCAGATACGCTTTTTTACATGCTTCGGCTCAGGGTGTTTGAAGGTTGTCTGGCTCATTATGGGATGGCTCATATGCGGAAAAAGACGATAGATTTAAATCTTTATTTAATAAATTAGCTTGATTAAAAAAAAATGGTCGGTTAAATATAACGTTAAAATATCTTTTGCGGTCATCTGTGATCCGTTTAAGAAGAATTGTCATAACATGCAACAAAAGAATTACGACCGAATATACCATGAGTAATCAGGACTGCATATTCTGCAAGATAGTAGCCGGAGAAATACCGTGTTTCAAAATATACGAAACGGACCGGCTGTTGAGCTTTCTGGACATAGGCCCGGTACACAAGGGACATGCTCTTGTAATACCCAAAGAGCATTACCGTGACATATGGGACCTCCCGGCAGATCTCGGCAGTGAAATCATTACTGCAACCAAGATTGCCGGTGATGCCATAGTAAAAGCTACCGGCGCAGACGGGCTTAATCTTATAATGAACAACAATGAAGCTGCCGGGCAACTTGTTTTCCATGCCCACATGCACATGATCCCCCGCTTCAGGGAGGACGGCCTAAGGCACTGGGACCAAAGCAGCTATGAAAGCATGGATGAGGCCCAGGACCTTGCATTAAAGATAGAAAAGATGATAAAGAGATAACTTGTTAATAACGTGTTAACAACTTGCTTCTAACGATAACGCCTTGCCTGCATCACCGTCTGTAGCATCCTGCAGCGGATAACATTAAACCCGCCGCCCCTGACCTCAGGGCCGGGGACAACGGAGGAAAGGAAATGGCTACCGGAAACACCCTTACTAAAGCCAGCGTTGTTGATTACATCTACGAAAAAACCGACCGGAACAGAGCTGAAATCAAAGAGCTGGTGGAATCCATTCTGGACATCATGAAAAAGGCGATCAAAAGCGATCATGCCATGCTGGTCAGTGGTTTCGGCAAATTCGAAGCCTACGACAAGAACGCACGCAAGGGCCGCAATCCCCAGACCAATGAAGCCATTACACTGCCTGCACGCAAGGTTGTGGTCTTCAGGCTCTCCCGCAAATTCAGGTCGGAGCTTAACGGCTAGACTGACGCAAAAGTTTCTGCCCGGCCGGGAAAACCGGCTGAAGTTATCAACAATACGGGCCCGATGCATAACCATTGGGTCCTGTAGTTGGTTTTGCGTACCGTTAATATTTTGCAACCGTAAAAACCAGGGCGGTTCCGCAGGTCATGCGGAACCGCCCTGTTCATTCTACAATGATTTTTACAGCTTCACAAAACCTACTGTCTTTTTACTCGACTGATATTTTTCAGGAAAGGACTTTCCAGCCAGCCAAGACGGTGCAGCAGGGTCTCGGAAGAACAACGGAGCACTCCGAGTCCGTACTTCACGGAACGGCTGAAACTGATTGAAGAAGAATCATCCATGTAGCGGGTCGGGCAGGTCACTTCCCCGATGTCGTATCCGGCATAGATTATCTGACAGAGCATCTGGTTATCAAAAACAAAATCATCACTGTTTGATTCGAAAGGTATGGCCTCCAGCAGTTTTCCGGAAAAAGCCCGGTAGCCGGTGTGGTATTCGGAAAGATGATAGCCGACCATCATGTTCTGAAACATAGTAAGCGCCCGGTTGGCGATATATTTATAACGGGGCATTCCGCCCTTGAGCGCTCCGGTGCCCAGAATACGGGAACCCAGCATGCAGTCGAACACACCATTGGCAATAGGGGAAACCATGGCCGAAATAATCAGCGGAGTGTACTGGTAGTCCGGATGAACCATGACCACAACATCCGCGCCCATTTCAAGAGCGGTTCGGTAGCAGGTCTTCTGGTTGCCGCCGTACCCGGTATTGCAGTCATGCACAACGGTCCGCAGCCCCAATCGTTCGGCCTGAGCCACTGTGTCATCTCGACTGCAATCATCCACAAGTAAAATATCATCAACAACATCAGGCGGGAGTTCATCTATTGTTTTCTTGAGCGTGGATGCCGCATTGTATGCAGGCATGACCATGACAACTTTTTTACCGTTCACCATCTGTTTATATTTCTCCATACCGTTGCAGACGTTAACATGTTTTGCGCGGCAGCCTATTTGCAGAGACAAAAGCCATGAACTCCCGTCACGCACAAGAAAATCAGTATTACTGCGTCCAAAACACGGGGCTCCCACTATTTCAAACGGTCAGTTATCACCAAAGCACCCAGGCAATCAAGCCGGTTGCCTGCCGCCCGGCTTTTTAGTAATCAGTCCCCATCAATTTCGATCAATTACCGGAACCACAGGGGATCAGCGAAAATGCATGAATCTGCTATCAGGAAATATATCCGCAAAATCATAATGGACAAATGCACCGAGGACGAACAGGCCAGACAGGACGCCCTCGGCGAATACATAGCCATGACCATGCCCAACATCGATGAAGGCGCGGTCAGAAACATCAAATCCATGATTCCGCCCATTTCCGAGCTCTATGAGAAATGGACCGAAATGTTTATAGACAGACTCCTTGAAACCGTTCCCGGCAACCAGATCGACGAACTCTGCAGCGGCACCGCGGAAAACGATTCCGCACTGGTGCTCGTTTACATCATGTTCATGGAATCGGAACGCATGGAAAAGCAGATAGAACAGGACATCGCCGCCTACGCTCCGACCCAGAACGATGAAGCAGGCAACATCGCCAGCGATTACATCCGCTCCAAGCTCACGATAATCGCCGAACAGCAGAAAGCAAAAAACTCTACACTCCAATAAGCGGGACAGGAAAATACGGATGTTCAGTAAAGCCATTGTCAGAACGCCTTCACGCAGTATGGGCCGGGGAATAACCGAGGCAGGACTCGGCTGTCCTAATATGGACATGGCCCTTGCCCAGCATAAAAACTACACGAACTACCTTAAAAATGCGGGAATCCATGTAACCGAGCTTGCGCCGGTAGAGGAATACCCGGATTCGGTTTTCGTGGAGGACACTGCGGTCATGATCCCCTTCAGCGGTGGAACAGCGGTATTTCTGACCTGTCCGGGAGCCGCCCCCAGACGCGGAGAAGTGGAAGCCATCAGCGCGGCAGTCAGTGCATACACAGAGGAAACAATCCGTATGGAAGGTGACGGTCTGATGGAAGGCGGAGATGTGCTGCTCATGGGACGGACGTTTTATGTGGGCATAGACACCAGAACCAACCGCTCCGGTTATGAGCAGTTTGCCAGCGCCGCAAAACGGTTCGGGCTCACGGCCGTACCAGTACCCTTTGACCGGGGAATGCCGCACCTGAAAACGGAACTTTCCGCCCTTGATGCCGAGACACTGATTATGAGTCGACGTTTTGCAGAAAGGGAAGAATTCGCCGGCTTCAGGAAAATAATTATTCCAGAAGGGGAATCATACTCGGCCAACTGCCTTTATCTGGGCGAAAAACTGCTTGCCCCGGCCGGTTTTCCAGCCACAGCGGAAATGCTTGATAAGAACGGATTCACCCCGGACTTCATCGAGATGTCCGAATTCCGCAAAATGGACGGAGGACTCACCTGCCTGTCCCTGCGCTGGTAACAAGAAAGCCTTAGGCAGCCAGAGGCGAACTCCGTTTATAAAAAACGCGAAGCGCATCAAAAGGCTCATTGAAAAATTCAGAAATACGGACAATTCCGGCACATCAGGAATGGGTTTCC
This window harbors:
- a CDS encoding arginine deiminase family protein, which translates into the protein MFSKAIVRTPSRSMGRGITEAGLGCPNMDMALAQHKNYTNYLKNAGIHVTELAPVEEYPDSVFVEDTAVMIPFSGGTAVFLTCPGAAPRRGEVEAISAAVSAYTEETIRMEGDGLMEGGDVLLMGRTFYVGIDTRTNRSGYEQFASAAKRFGLTAVPVPFDRGMPHLKTELSALDAETLIMSRRFAEREEFAGFRKIIIPEGESYSANCLYLGEKLLAPAGFPATAEMLDKNGFTPDFIEMSEFRKMDGGLTCLSLRW
- a CDS encoding integration host factor subunit alpha — translated: MATGNTLTKASVVDYIYEKTDRNRAEIKELVESILDIMKKAIKSDHAMLVSGFGKFEAYDKNARKGRNPQTNEAITLPARKVVVFRLSRKFRSELNG
- a CDS encoding glycosyltransferase family 2 protein, with amino-acid sequence MSLQIGCRAKHVNVCNGMEKYKQMVNGKKVVMVMPAYNAASTLKKTIDELPPDVVDDILLVDDCSRDDTVAQAERLGLRTVVHDCNTGYGGNQKTCYRTALEMGADVVVMVHPDYQYTPLIISAMVSPIANGVFDCMLGSRILGTGALKGGMPRYKYIANRALTMFQNMMVGYHLSEYHTGYRAFSGKLLEAIPFESNSDDFVFDNQMLCQIIYAGYDIGEVTCPTRYMDDSSSISFSRSVKYGLGVLRCSSETLLHRLGWLESPFLKNISRVKRQ